In Bacteroidota bacterium, the following proteins share a genomic window:
- a CDS encoding glycosyltransferase, producing the protein MNKRLDIVCHAFPSWRGDYMKSTVQLMKELAATNNVLYVDYAYSIKDVLVNTRHNKYIPVKRILGLDAAIEKVQLENGAFIHVLSLPPVIPFNWINNNSLLNFVQGINQKIINGRIKSAMKKLNMNSPIVVNAFNPFFNSVKQSGFKQKATIYYCYDNIAASNWASKHGQRLENDFAKQADALVFSSEALQQSKAVSDKKSFVVTNGVDLTIFENEMKKGFPKNNSDEINIGYVGSIDDRLDYDLLEQTISNFPTWKFHFIGRIMSASADRLKKYSNVKLYGAVDVNQLPAMMKNFNAGIIPFIKDEFTRNIYPMKANEYLALGLPVVMTNFAQLNDLANFVSAVDAKDFIQSLTLEIENDTFEKKQQRVKIAISNSWKNKAAAFEKILHQYA; encoded by the coding sequence ATGAATAAACGTTTAGATATCGTATGCCACGCTTTCCCAAGCTGGCGTGGCGATTACATGAAGTCGACCGTGCAGTTAATGAAAGAACTTGCAGCAACTAACAATGTGCTTTATGTAGATTATGCCTACTCTATTAAAGATGTTTTAGTAAACACACGTCACAATAAATACATTCCGGTTAAAAGAATCTTAGGACTGGATGCTGCAATAGAAAAAGTGCAATTAGAAAACGGTGCTTTCATCCATGTGCTTTCATTGCCTCCTGTTATTCCATTCAACTGGATCAACAACAATTCGCTTTTAAACTTTGTGCAAGGCATCAATCAAAAAATAATTAACGGCAGAATAAAATCAGCAATGAAAAAGCTGAACATGAATTCGCCAATAGTAGTTAATGCTTTCAACCCGTTTTTTAATTCTGTTAAGCAAAGCGGATTCAAACAAAAAGCAACGATTTACTATTGCTATGATAATATTGCAGCTTCAAACTGGGCCTCTAAACACGGACAACGTTTAGAAAACGATTTTGCAAAACAAGCAGATGCATTAGTTTTTTCGTCTGAAGCATTGCAGCAATCAAAGGCGGTTTCGGACAAAAAATCTTTTGTAGTTACTAACGGAGTTGACCTCACTATTTTCGAAAACGAAATGAAGAAAGGATTTCCAAAAAACAATTCTGATGAAATAAATATCGGTTATGTTGGAAGTATTGATGACAGACTGGATTACGATTTATTAGAACAAACTATTTCCAATTTCCCAACATGGAAGTTTCATTTCATCGGAAGAATTATGTCAGCATCGGCCGACCGTTTGAAAAAGTATAGCAATGTAAAATTGTATGGAGCAGTAGATGTAAATCAATTGCCTGCTATGATGAAAAATTTTAATGCCGGCATTATTCCTTTTATAAAAGATGAGTTTACCAGAAATATTTATCCAATGAAAGCCAATGAATACCTGGCTCTTGGCTTACCTGTGGTAATGACCAACTTTGCGCAATTGAATGACCTTGCAAATTTTGTTTCGGCAGTTGATGCAAAGGACTTTATACAAAGTCTTACATTAGAAATAGAAAACGATACATTTGAAAAAAAGCAGCAGCGTGTTAAAATAGCGATCAGCAATAGCTGGAAAAACAAAGCAGCAGCGTTTGAAAAAATCTTACACCAATATGCTTAA